From one Pseudactinotalea sp. HY158 genomic stretch:
- a CDS encoding 3-methyladenine DNA glycosylase, with the protein MSTILDREQWPARERAHEARIDDLTRGHRERAGRGEPHPVEDFLFHYYRNPLGHLRRWHPGARFVLAGAEERAGRRFYRMDDDAHLGVDVASFAAEREGVIARARLVLARTASRSAQLACFGLHEWAMVYRAGERPEAVRHPWPLRLGVGGTEDVVESHTIRCTHYDAYRFFTEPAAPRNTVTPTRERQPALEQPGCLHAGMDLYRWAFKLVPVVPSELVADCFDLARRIRVLDMRASPYDLRDLGYEPVAIETPTGKAVYVAAQREFAAEGAGLRARLLAELDHAGL; encoded by the coding sequence ATGAGCACGATCCTCGACCGGGAGCAGTGGCCAGCCCGCGAACGGGCGCATGAGGCGCGCATCGACGACCTCACCCGCGGCCATCGGGAGCGCGCGGGGCGAGGCGAGCCGCATCCGGTCGAGGACTTCCTCTTCCACTACTACCGCAACCCGCTCGGGCACCTGCGCCGGTGGCATCCCGGCGCGCGGTTCGTGCTGGCCGGCGCCGAGGAGCGGGCCGGCCGCCGGTTCTATCGTATGGACGACGACGCTCACCTGGGCGTTGACGTCGCCTCCTTCGCCGCCGAGCGGGAGGGGGTGATCGCCCGGGCCCGGCTCGTCCTCGCCCGCACCGCCTCCCGGTCGGCCCAGCTCGCCTGCTTCGGCCTGCACGAATGGGCGATGGTCTACCGGGCGGGGGAGCGGCCGGAGGCGGTTCGGCACCCGTGGCCGCTGCGGCTCGGGGTCGGGGGCACCGAGGACGTGGTCGAGTCGCACACGATCCGGTGCACCCACTACGACGCCTACCGGTTCTTCACCGAGCCCGCCGCGCCGCGCAACACGGTCACGCCCACCCGGGAGCGGCAGCCGGCGCTCGAGCAGCCGGGCTGCCTGCACGCCGGCATGGATCTGTATCGGTGGGCGTTCAAGCTCGTGCCCGTGGTGCCGAGCGAGCTCGTGGCCGACTGCTTCGACCTCGCGCGCCGGATCCGCGTGCTCGACATGCGCGCCTCGCCCTACGACCTGCGCGACCTCGGCTACGAGCCCGTCGCGATCGAGACCCCTACCGGCAAGGCCGTATACGTCGCCGCCCAGCGCGAGTTCGCGGCCGAGGGGGCGGGGCTGCGTGCCCGGCTGCTCGCCGAACTCGACCACGCGGGGCTCTGA
- the disA gene encoding DNA integrity scanning diadenylate cyclase DisA, with protein sequence MSESALAPLLRETLASVAPGTELRDGLERILRGRTGALVVLGFNDVVEAMSTGGFHLDVGFSSTRLRELAKMDGAIVLDPGRNRILRAAVQLLPDSAIETSESGTRHRTAERAAKQTGLPVISVSASMRIVALYVGHQRYVLEDSDTILGRANQALATLERYKIRLDEVSGALSALEIEDLVTVRDVAAVAQRLEMVRRISVEIGDYVVELGTNGRLLALQFDEMITGIGPGLELVVRDYVDSRSARSESGVLADLAALDSAQLIDLTQIARVLGLGGRQGEALDSAIAPRGYRMLMGIPRLPTSVVTAVVAHFGTLQKMLAASIDDLETVDGIGAQRARAVREGLSRQAESSLLERFV encoded by the coding sequence GTGTCGGAGTCTGCGCTGGCGCCCCTGCTGCGGGAGACGCTCGCCTCGGTCGCGCCCGGGACCGAGCTGCGCGACGGCCTCGAGCGGATCCTGCGCGGCCGCACCGGCGCCCTCGTCGTGCTCGGCTTCAACGACGTGGTCGAGGCGATGTCGACCGGTGGCTTCCACCTCGACGTCGGGTTCTCCTCCACGCGGCTGCGGGAGCTCGCGAAGATGGACGGCGCGATCGTGCTCGACCCCGGCCGGAACCGGATCCTGCGCGCGGCCGTGCAGCTGCTGCCCGACTCCGCCATCGAGACGAGCGAGTCCGGCACCCGGCACCGCACCGCGGAGCGCGCGGCGAAGCAGACCGGGCTGCCGGTCATCTCGGTCTCCGCCTCGATGCGGATCGTGGCCCTGTACGTGGGGCATCAGCGGTACGTACTCGAGGACTCCGACACGATCCTTGGGCGGGCGAATCAGGCGCTCGCCACCCTCGAGCGGTACAAGATCCGCCTCGACGAGGTCTCCGGGGCGCTGTCGGCCCTCGAGATCGAGGATCTCGTCACGGTCCGGGACGTCGCCGCGGTGGCCCAACGGCTCGAGATGGTGCGGCGGATCTCGGTGGAGATCGGCGACTACGTGGTGGAACTCGGCACGAACGGGCGGCTGCTCGCGCTGCAGTTCGACGAGATGATCACCGGGATCGGCCCGGGCCTGGAGCTCGTGGTGCGCGACTACGTCGACTCCCGCTCGGCGCGGTCGGAGTCCGGAGTGCTCGCCGACCTGGCCGCGCTCGACTCGGCCCAGCTCATCGACCTGACCCAGATCGCCCGCGTGCTCGGGCTCGGCGGCCGCCAGGGCGAGGCGCTCGACTCCGCGATCGCCCCCCGCGGTTACCGCATGCTCATGGGGATCCCGCGGCTACCCACCTCCGTGGTCACGGCGGTGGTCGCCCACTTCGGCACCCTGCAGAAGATGCTCGCCGCCTCGATCGACGACCTCGAAACGGTCGACGGCATCGGCGCCCAGCGCGCCCGGGCCGTGCGCGAGGGTCTCAGCCGCCAGGCCGAGTCGAGCCTGCTCGAACGGTTCGTCTGA
- a CDS encoding A/G-specific adenine glycosylase, which yields MSEPTAPLRPPHPARPPRPPHRTDRTDRAGVAAPDPATPAASSALVRALTDWFDAHARPLPWRSAAGVRAAGGPRADHAWGVFLSEVMSQQTPISRVEPIWREWIRAWPTPADLAAATPAEVLRSWRHLGYPRRALRLLEAAAAITRDHGGRVPAAEADLLDLPGVGAYTAAAVSAFAFGRRSVVLDTNVRRVLGRVTGGLALPRPHLRRDEQRGAAALVPADPAAAATWNAAVMEFGALVCTAAAPDCSACPLTSCAWREAGYPADVFRRRRQSWAGSDRQARGRIMAQLRESPERTAAELAAGVPAAAPAGQHERALASLLADGLVAQVAGGYRLPS from the coding sequence GTGTCCGAGCCCACCGCCCCGCTCCGTCCACCCCATCCAGCCCGGCCGCCCCGGCCGCCCCATCGAACCGATCGAACCGATCGAGCCGGAGTCGCCGCACCCGACCCCGCGACTCCCGCCGCGTCGTCCGCACTCGTGCGGGCGCTGACCGACTGGTTCGACGCGCACGCCCGGCCGCTGCCGTGGCGTTCGGCGGCCGGGGTGCGGGCGGCCGGCGGCCCGCGCGCCGACCACGCCTGGGGCGTGTTCCTCAGCGAGGTGATGAGCCAGCAGACCCCGATCTCCCGGGTCGAGCCGATCTGGCGGGAGTGGATCCGCGCGTGGCCCACGCCGGCCGATCTCGCCGCGGCCACCCCCGCCGAGGTGCTGCGGTCCTGGCGTCACCTGGGCTACCCGCGCCGCGCGCTGCGGCTGCTCGAGGCCGCGGCGGCGATCACGCGCGACCACGGCGGGCGGGTGCCGGCGGCGGAGGCGGATCTGCTCGACCTGCCCGGCGTCGGCGCGTACACGGCCGCGGCCGTGAGCGCGTTCGCGTTTGGACGGCGCAGCGTCGTGTTGGACACGAACGTGCGGCGGGTGCTCGGCCGGGTCACCGGCGGGCTCGCCCTCCCGCGTCCGCACCTGCGCCGCGACGAGCAGCGCGGCGCCGCCGCGCTCGTTCCGGCGGACCCGGCCGCGGCGGCGACGTGGAACGCGGCCGTCATGGAGTTCGGCGCCCTCGTGTGCACGGCCGCCGCCCCGGACTGCTCCGCGTGCCCGCTCACGTCGTGCGCATGGCGGGAGGCGGGCTATCCCGCGGATGTGTTCCGGCGGCGCCGGCAGAGCTGGGCCGGCAGCGACCGGCAGGCGCGTGGCCGGATCATGGCGCAGCTGCGGGAGTCTCCCGAGCGCACGGCCGCCGAGCTCGCGGCGGGCGTGCCGGCGGCGGCTCCCGCGGGACAGCACGAGCGCGCACTCGCCTCCCTCCTCGCCGACGGGCTCGTGGCGCAGGTCGCGGGCGGGTACCGGTTACCCTCCTAG
- a CDS encoding amino-acid N-acetyltransferase, whose product MEQTRRAADVAIRPAMPADVPAIAGLVTPYAARRILLGKDLVDYYEAVQEFHVAELAGEIVGCGALHVMWRDLAEVRTLAVHERMRGTGVGHRLLVRLMDRARELDLDRLFCLTFEVDFFGRHGFEVAAGEVVDPRTYAELLLSRDDGVAEFLDLARVKPNTLGNTRMIRSL is encoded by the coding sequence GTGGAGCAGACCCGCCGAGCCGCCGACGTCGCGATCCGTCCCGCCATGCCGGCGGACGTGCCGGCGATCGCCGGCCTCGTGACCCCGTACGCCGCGCGCCGGATCCTGCTCGGCAAGGACCTCGTGGACTACTACGAGGCGGTGCAGGAGTTCCACGTGGCCGAACTCGCCGGCGAGATCGTCGGCTGCGGCGCCCTGCACGTCATGTGGCGCGACCTCGCCGAGGTGCGCACCCTCGCCGTGCACGAACGGATGCGGGGGACGGGCGTGGGCCACAGGCTGCTCGTGCGGCTCATGGACAGGGCGCGCGAGCTCGACCTGGACCGGCTGTTCTGCCTCACGTTCGAGGTCGACTTCTTCGGTCGGCACGGTTTCGAGGTCGCCGCGGGGGAGGTGGTGGATCCGCGCACCTATGCCGAACTGCTGCTCTCCCGCGACGACGGGGTGGCCGAGTTCCTCGACCTCGCCCGGGTCAAGCCCAACACCCTCGGCAACACCCGGATGATTCGCTCGCTCTGA
- a CDS encoding sugar-binding transcriptional regulator yields MRDLDQAYRAATMYYLQNQKMEVIGATLGISRSTVSRLLTAARAAGIVEVSVTAPAQEVQSLGHRIAATYGVRVHVVPVRRRAGELQRLDQVAVVAAHLLQQWFTDGMLMGVAWGTTISAVARHLTPRSTRDTAVVQLNGAANTSTSGVTYATDLIGALASAFDATTYYFPVPAFFDFEQTKQLMWRERSVRKILQVHERVDLALFGVGSPEAAVPSHVYTAGYLDRTDLDQLERERVVGDVCTVLLREDGSYRDIALNARASGPTPQELRRIRRRVCVVVGETKVRALVGALNARVATDLVIDQTTAQALLDYLAEPGRPGGR; encoded by the coding sequence ATGCGTGACCTGGATCAGGCCTATCGCGCCGCCACGATGTACTACCTGCAGAACCAGAAGATGGAGGTCATCGGGGCCACGCTCGGGATCTCGCGTTCCACGGTGTCGCGGCTGCTCACCGCGGCGCGCGCGGCGGGCATCGTCGAGGTGAGCGTCACCGCGCCCGCCCAGGAGGTCCAGAGCCTCGGGCACCGCATCGCCGCCACCTACGGGGTGCGGGTCCACGTCGTGCCCGTCCGGCGTCGCGCGGGCGAGCTGCAGCGGCTCGACCAGGTCGCCGTCGTCGCCGCCCACCTGCTGCAGCAGTGGTTCACGGACGGGATGCTCATGGGGGTCGCCTGGGGCACGACCATCAGCGCGGTCGCCCGGCACCTGACCCCGCGCTCGACCCGCGACACCGCGGTGGTGCAGCTCAACGGCGCCGCGAACACCTCGACCTCCGGGGTCACCTACGCCACGGATCTCATCGGCGCCCTCGCGAGCGCGTTCGACGCCACGACGTACTACTTCCCGGTGCCGGCGTTCTTCGACTTCGAGCAGACCAAGCAGCTCATGTGGCGCGAGCGCAGCGTGCGAAAGATCCTGCAGGTGCACGAGCGGGTCGACCTCGCCCTCTTCGGAGTCGGCTCCCCGGAGGCGGCGGTACCCTCCCACGTCTATACCGCCGGATACCTGGACCGGACGGATCTCGACCAGCTCGAGCGTGAGCGGGTGGTCGGCGACGTGTGCACGGTGCTCCTGCGGGAGGACGGCAGCTATCGGGACATCGCGCTCAACGCCCGTGCCTCCGGCCCCACGCCCCAGGAGCTGCGCCGGATCCGGCGGCGGGTCTGCGTCGTCGTCGGAGAGACCAAGGTGCGCGCCCTCGTCGGCGCGCTCAACGCCCGGGTGGCCACCGACCTCGTCATCGACCAGACCACCGCTCAGGCCCTCCTCGACTACCTGGCAGAGCCCGGACGCCCCGGCGGGCGGTGA
- a CDS encoding glycerol-3-phosphate dehydrogenase/oxidase encodes MASTPLTARTRTDALASMSDEHGLDVLVIGGGVTGAGIALDAASRGLRTGIVEAQDWASGTSSRSSKLVHGGLRYLEMLDFSLVHEALTERDLLLTTVAPHLVHRVPFLYPIRRRVWERAYIGTGVVLYDILASLSKRRRALPYHRHVSKTRMLEEFPALREDAAVGAVQYWDAQVDDARLVFTLVRTAAEHGALAASRTQVTALLKSAGDVVTGARVRDLETGATHDIQARTVINATGVWTEETEGLSGAEGGLQVLASKGIHLVIPKERIQGTKGLILHTEKSVLFVIPWPDYWIIGTTDTPYTQDPRNPVATKVDIDYLLDHVNAVLDRPLTHEDIAGVYAGLRPLLQPVAKADGSSTKVSREHTVASPAPGLVAIAGGKLTTYRVMAKDAVDFALGAAAATNPSITDRVPLSGADRLPSIRRTARGYARTYGWTKHMVDHLLRRYGSNLTEIVELVEARPDLATPLTHAPSYLRAEIAYAARAEMVLHLEDVLLHRTRLDYEVADGGVGAIDEILDLISPILGWDEQRRARERDAFLARRESEAAAAATSSDAEGSAARGTAGDPSPMVPLDG; translated from the coding sequence GTGGCCAGCACCCCACTCACAGCACGAACCCGCACGGACGCCCTGGCGTCCATGAGCGACGAACACGGCCTGGACGTCCTGGTCATCGGCGGTGGCGTCACCGGCGCGGGAATCGCCCTCGACGCCGCGAGCAGGGGGCTTCGCACCGGCATCGTCGAAGCCCAGGACTGGGCCTCCGGCACGTCGTCCCGCTCGTCCAAGCTCGTCCACGGCGGCCTGCGATATCTGGAGATGCTCGACTTCTCGCTCGTGCACGAGGCGCTGACCGAACGGGACCTGCTGCTGACGACGGTCGCACCCCACCTCGTTCACCGGGTGCCGTTCCTCTACCCCATCCGGCGGCGCGTCTGGGAACGCGCCTACATCGGCACCGGGGTCGTTCTCTACGACATCCTCGCCTCCCTCTCGAAGAGGCGACGCGCCCTCCCCTATCACCGGCACGTCTCGAAGACGCGGATGCTCGAGGAGTTCCCCGCTCTCCGCGAGGACGCCGCGGTCGGCGCGGTTCAGTACTGGGACGCCCAGGTCGACGACGCCCGCCTCGTCTTCACGCTCGTGCGCACCGCCGCCGAGCACGGCGCACTCGCCGCCTCCCGCACTCAGGTGACGGCGCTGCTCAAGTCCGCGGGCGACGTCGTCACGGGGGCGCGGGTGCGTGACCTCGAGACCGGCGCGACCCACGACATCCAGGCGCGCACGGTCATCAATGCCACCGGCGTGTGGACCGAGGAGACCGAGGGGCTGAGCGGAGCCGAGGGCGGCCTGCAGGTCCTCGCGTCCAAGGGCATTCACCTCGTCATCCCCAAGGAGCGCATCCAGGGCACGAAGGGGCTGATCCTGCACACCGAGAAGTCCGTGCTGTTCGTCATCCCGTGGCCGGACTACTGGATCATCGGCACGACCGACACCCCGTATACGCAGGACCCGCGCAACCCGGTGGCCACGAAGGTCGATATCGACTACCTGCTCGATCACGTGAACGCCGTGCTGGATCGCCCCCTCACCCATGAGGACATCGCCGGCGTCTACGCCGGGCTCCGGCCGCTGCTCCAGCCGGTGGCCAAGGCCGACGGCTCCTCCACGAAGGTCTCCCGCGAACACACGGTCGCCTCACCCGCGCCCGGGCTCGTGGCGATCGCCGGCGGCAAGCTCACGACCTACCGCGTCATGGCCAAGGACGCCGTGGACTTCGCCCTCGGCGCCGCGGCGGCGACGAACCCGTCGATCACCGATCGGGTTCCGCTCAGTGGCGCGGACCGCCTGCCCTCCATCCGGCGCACGGCCCGCGGATACGCCCGCACCTATGGCTGGACCAAGCACATGGTCGACCACCTGCTCCGCCGATACGGCTCCAATCTCACCGAGATCGTCGAGCTCGTCGAGGCCCGGCCCGACCTCGCCACCCCGCTCACGCACGCGCCGAGCTACCTGCGCGCGGAGATCGCCTATGCGGCCCGGGCCGAGATGGTGCTGCACCTGGAGGACGTGCTGCTGCACCGGACCAGGCTCGACTACGAGGTCGCCGACGGCGGCGTGGGCGCCATCGACGAGATCCTCGACCTCATCTCGCCCATCCTCGGATGGGACGAACAGCGCCGGGCACGGGAGCGAGACGCCTTCCTCGCCCGGCGGGAGTCCGAGGCGGCGGCGGCCGCGACGTCCTCGGACGCCGAGGGCTCCGCAGCACGGGGGACGGCCGGTGACCCGAGTCCGATGGTGCCCCTGGACGGCTGA
- a CDS encoding MIP/aquaporin family protein → MFTDIFVPELIGTMILILLGCGVVANYVLVGSKGTALGGGFLAINLGWGFGVTFGIYAATNSGAHLNPAVTLGFLVADDSLGMAEGMTFAKVLVYFAGQFAGAMIGAFIVWLTYKMHFDEEENKLLKLAPFSTIAEREHLGWNLIPEIVGTFVLVFSIISLKTQPAGALAPLIVGFIVLAIGLSLGGPTGYAINPARDLGPRVIHALVPIKNKGTSNFRYGLTVPIIGPVIGGILGGVLAAPLIPMLPL, encoded by the coding sequence ATGTTCACAGATATCTTCGTCCCCGAGTTGATCGGCACGATGATCCTCATTCTCCTGGGGTGCGGCGTGGTCGCGAACTACGTCCTGGTGGGATCGAAGGGAACGGCCCTCGGCGGCGGCTTCCTCGCGATCAACCTCGGATGGGGATTCGGCGTGACCTTCGGCATCTACGCCGCGACCAACTCCGGCGCGCACCTCAACCCGGCAGTGACGCTCGGGTTCCTGGTCGCCGACGACAGCCTCGGCATGGCCGAGGGGATGACCTTCGCGAAGGTGCTCGTCTACTTCGCTGGCCAGTTCGCCGGGGCGATGATCGGCGCCTTCATCGTGTGGCTCACGTACAAGATGCACTTCGACGAGGAGGAGAACAAGCTCCTCAAGCTCGCCCCGTTCTCGACCATCGCCGAGCGTGAGCACCTCGGCTGGAACCTCATCCCCGAGATCGTCGGCACGTTCGTGCTCGTGTTCAGCATCATCTCCCTCAAGACCCAGCCGGCGGGTGCGCTGGCACCGCTCATCGTCGGCTTCATCGTGCTGGCCATCGGCCTGAGCCTCGGGGGTCCCACCGGATACGCCATCAACCCGGCCCGTGACCTCGGCCCGCGGGTCATCCACGCGCTCGTGCCCATCAAGAACAAGGGCACCTCCAACTTCCGGTACGGCCTCACCGTGCCGATCATCGGCCCGGTCATCGGGGGGATCCTCGGCGGGGTTCTCGCCGCGCCACTCATCCCGATGCTCCCGCTGTAG
- the glpK gene encoding glycerol kinase GlpK encodes MADYVLAIDQGTTSSRAIIFNHSGQIVETGQIEHEQILPKAGWVEHDPMEIWRNVREVTGLALTRANLTARDLAAVGITNQRETAVVWDRTTGEPVYNAIVWQDTRTQKIVEELGGDAGAEKYKATVGLPLATYFSGPKVKWILDNVEGARAKAEAGDLLFGNTDTWTLWNMTGGVDGGVHVTDVTNASRTMLMDLDTLAWDSSIAADMGIPMSMLPEIRSSSEVYGEGRQGGMVPGVPIAGILGDQQAATFGQACFEIGMAKNTYGTGNFMLINTGTEKIPSENGLLTTVCYKIGDQKPVYALEGSIAVTGSLVQWLRDNLGLITDAPQVEDLATTVEDNGGAYFVPAFSGLFAPYWRADARGALVGLTRYVNKGHIARAVLEATAFQTREVLDAMNADSGVELSSLKVDGGMIANETLMQFQADILGVPVVRPEVAETTALGAAYAAGIAVGFWNGEQDVIDNWAEGKRWEPRMEEAERERLYRNWKKAVTKTFDWVDDDVS; translated from the coding sequence GTGGCGGACTACGTCCTAGCAATCGACCAGGGCACGACCTCCTCTCGTGCCATCATCTTCAATCACTCCGGCCAGATCGTCGAGACCGGCCAGATCGAACACGAACAGATCCTTCCCAAGGCCGGCTGGGTCGAACACGACCCGATGGAGATCTGGCGGAATGTCCGTGAGGTCACCGGCCTGGCACTGACCCGCGCCAACCTCACCGCCCGCGACCTCGCGGCGGTCGGGATCACGAACCAGCGGGAGACGGCGGTGGTCTGGGACAGGACCACCGGCGAGCCCGTGTACAACGCCATCGTCTGGCAGGACACCCGCACCCAGAAGATCGTCGAGGAGCTCGGCGGCGACGCGGGTGCCGAGAAGTACAAAGCCACGGTCGGGCTGCCGCTGGCCACGTACTTCTCCGGCCCGAAGGTCAAGTGGATCCTCGACAACGTCGAGGGCGCCCGCGCCAAGGCGGAGGCCGGCGACCTCCTGTTCGGCAACACCGACACGTGGACCCTGTGGAACATGACGGGCGGGGTCGACGGCGGCGTCCACGTGACCGACGTGACGAACGCCTCCCGGACCATGCTCATGGATCTGGACACCCTGGCATGGGACTCCTCGATCGCGGCGGACATGGGCATCCCGATGTCCATGCTTCCCGAGATCCGCTCCTCCTCGGAGGTCTACGGCGAGGGCCGCCAGGGCGGCATGGTCCCGGGGGTCCCCATCGCCGGCATTCTCGGCGACCAGCAGGCCGCGACCTTCGGGCAGGCGTGCTTCGAGATCGGGATGGCGAAGAACACCTACGGCACCGGCAACTTCATGCTCATCAACACCGGTACCGAGAAGATCCCGAGCGAGAACGGCCTGCTCACCACGGTCTGCTACAAGATCGGCGATCAGAAGCCCGTCTACGCGCTCGAGGGATCGATCGCCGTGACCGGCTCGCTCGTGCAGTGGCTGCGTGACAACCTGGGCCTCATCACGGACGCACCGCAGGTGGAGGATCTGGCCACGACGGTCGAGGACAACGGCGGGGCCTACTTCGTGCCCGCATTCTCCGGCTTGTTCGCGCCGTACTGGCGCGCGGACGCCCGCGGCGCGCTCGTGGGCCTGACGAGGTACGTGAACAAGGGCCACATCGCCCGGGCCGTGCTCGAGGCGACCGCCTTCCAGACCCGAGAGGTGCTCGATGCGATGAACGCCGATTCCGGCGTCGAGCTGAGCAGCCTCAAGGTGGACGGCGGGATGATCGCCAACGAGACCCTCATGCAGTTCCAGGCCGACATCCTCGGCGTTCCCGTGGTGCGGCCCGAGGTGGCCGAGACGACGGCGCTCGGCGCAGCGTACGCGGCCGGGATCGCCGTCGGCTTCTGGAACGGCGAGCAGGACGTCATCGACAACTGGGCCGAGGGTAAGCGCTGGGAGCCGCGGATGGAGGAGGCCGAGCGCGAGCGCCTCTACCGCAACTGGAAGAAGGCCGTGACGAAGACCTTCGACTGGGTCGACGACGACGTGAGCTGA
- a CDS encoding MIP/aquaporin family protein, translating to MTDRRTRLYQGIWGKCLAEFLGTAVLVLLGCGSVAVAVVGLPGTGRTAGPTIFFQGSGDWLIIVWGWAFAVAFGVYVCQGVSGAHINPAVTLAFAIRRRFPWKHVIPYWIAQTLGAIGGAAIVLGLYTNAMNTFDQQSETFNATGHTIPTLSIFSTFPAPYFHGGIWGPLVDQIVGTAMLMLAIAAVIDIRNKAVKANLGPLIIGFSVAAIGISIGSNAGYAINPARDLGPRIIAWLGGWGELAFPGNGPWFDTYFWIPIVGPLIGGIVGILVYDLFIGDVLHAMGRAKERPPVGRVAERPVVDDDE from the coding sequence GTGACGGACCGCCGGACGCGGCTCTATCAAGGGATCTGGGGCAAGTGCCTCGCGGAGTTCCTAGGAACAGCAGTCCTGGTACTGCTGGGTTGTGGTTCCGTGGCGGTGGCCGTCGTCGGCCTGCCCGGTACGGGCCGCACGGCCGGGCCGACGATCTTCTTCCAGGGCTCCGGCGACTGGTTGATCATCGTCTGGGGCTGGGCGTTCGCGGTGGCATTCGGCGTCTATGTCTGTCAGGGCGTCAGCGGCGCCCACATCAACCCTGCGGTCACCCTCGCGTTCGCGATCCGCCGCAGGTTCCCCTGGAAGCACGTGATCCCGTATTGGATCGCGCAGACCCTCGGCGCGATCGGCGGTGCGGCGATCGTGCTCGGCCTCTACACCAACGCGATGAACACGTTCGACCAGCAGTCGGAGACCTTCAACGCGACGGGGCATACGATCCCGACGCTCTCGATCTTCTCCACGTTCCCGGCGCCGTATTTCCACGGTGGCATCTGGGGCCCGCTCGTCGACCAGATCGTCGGTACCGCGATGCTCATGCTTGCGATCGCCGCGGTGATCGACATCCGCAACAAGGCCGTCAAGGCCAATCTCGGGCCGCTCATCATCGGGTTCTCGGTGGCCGCGATCGGCATCTCGATCGGCTCGAACGCCGGGTACGCGATCAACCCGGCCCGCGACCTCGGACCCCGGATCATCGCGTGGCTCGGCGGCTGGGGCGAGTTGGCGTTCCCCGGGAACGGACCCTGGTTCGACACCTACTTCTGGATCCCGATCGTGGGGCCGCTCATCGGCGGCATCGTCGGCATCCTCGTCTACGACCTGTTCATCGGCGACGTGCTGCACGCCATGGGCCGGGCGAAGGAGCGCCCGCCCGTCGGCCGGGTCGCCGAACGCCCGGTCGTCGACGACGACGAGTGA
- a CDS encoding uridine kinase yields MPSGPALFPLPEGSRHPLRRIVLLTGPSGSGKSSLVRRLGLPTVALDDFYLDVDHPGLPHRFGIVDWDDPASWDAGGAAEALATLCRTGEVELPVYDIPTSRRTGARRLVLDGERIIVAEGIFAAELVSRLAEEQLLADAICLARPRVATFWFRLLRDVAESRKPPLTLVRRGLALWRAEPALIARWVGLGCRAVSPRAAERVIADLGARPPRGGPRGGMAG; encoded by the coding sequence ATGCCGAGCGGGCCCGCACTCTTCCCCCTCCCCGAGGGGAGTCGTCACCCGCTGAGGCGGATCGTGCTGCTCACCGGCCCGTCCGGCTCCGGCAAGAGCTCGCTCGTGCGGCGCCTCGGCCTGCCGACCGTGGCGCTCGACGACTTCTACCTCGACGTGGACCACCCGGGCCTGCCGCACCGATTCGGGATCGTCGACTGGGACGACCCGGCCTCGTGGGACGCCGGCGGTGCCGCCGAGGCGCTCGCGACCCTCTGCCGCACGGGCGAGGTCGAACTGCCCGTCTACGACATCCCCACCTCCCGGCGCACCGGGGCGCGCCGGCTCGTGCTCGACGGGGAACGCATCATCGTGGCGGAGGGGATCTTCGCCGCGGAACTGGTCTCCCGCCTCGCGGAGGAGCAACTGCTCGCGGACGCGATCTGCCTCGCCCGCCCGCGCGTGGCCACGTTCTGGTTCCGGTTGCTGCGCGATGTCGCGGAGTCGCGCAAGCCGCCGCTCACCCTCGTGCGCCGCGGCCTGGCGCTGTGGCGTGCCGAACCCGCGCTCATCGCCCGCTGGGTGGGGCTCGGATGTCGGGCCGTGTCGCCGCGCGCCGCCGAACGCGTGATCGCCGATCTCGGCGCCCGCCCTCCCCGCGGCGGGCCCCGCGGCGGGATGGCAGGATAG